AAAACATACGGACGTGTCCGAGAAGCGAGCCCGGGCACCAGCACCGAGTCTGCTCCACTCTCCAACTCACCCCTGTTGTCACCCAATTCGCGGGTCAAAAAGCTGCTGGCTGATCTTGGAGAAAGCAgtgacgaggaggaggacgtgGAGCAACTGCGAAGCAAGTTTCTGAGCAAGAAAGAACAGAAGGATCAGGCCGCAGCCGAGTCGTCGCCTTTAATGAACCGAACAAGGGCGTTGAATGGTAAATTACCTAGCAAGTCGATTTTCGACACTGCACAAGATGAGCAAGACACTCAAGAGATGGACACACAGGATGACGCTGACGGATTGGTCTTGTCCAAGCCGATTGAGAAGGTGACAGAAAAGGTTGCCTTTTCTGATGTTGATTCCATGGCAGACACTCAGCCTGACTTTGAGGAGACTCAGCCAGATGAAGATAACGACATTGCTGCAGACATGGCTACCGGTGGAGAATCAAAGACTGATTTTCCTTCACCTATGGCTTCCCCATCTCTGTCTCTTGCATCACCCTCTCCTATTCCACCTCCTGTTGCCACCACCGCAGCTACAAACACTACATCTGCTACTACTCGTGATGCAGCCCCCTCTGCACGACCACGAAGAAACCGAGTCATTGCAGACTCCGACTCGGAAGACGATCTGCGTTCGTCCAATTTACCTTCCTCGACTTTGGACTCTAACCCCCACGAAGGAATGGGACTCAAGAAGACCCTGTCTGACTTATCGGACCTTTCTGGCTCCGAAAACGAATCGGAATCCGAGCATGGATCCGAGGACGAGTCGCAACAGCGAGTCAATGCACTCAAGGAGCGTCTCGCATCTACCgtggacgagctggacCCCTTTGAGGACGCAGACGTGTCTGTCATTAGTTCCCAGAAACCCACTCGAAAGGCCAGCAAGAAAGCTCTGGAGGAAATCGAGCGGGAAAACCAACGTATCAATCGGCAGCGGAACCTGGCACCGGAGGTATACACTACGGGATTGGTTACCAAGCAGAACCTTCTGGCTCGTTTTGGAATGGCTCTtaaagaggaggagacgaaCAGAGAGTCGGTCATTGCAGCTCCTACTACACCTGGAAAGACAGCCACCACTTCGGTTCCTCACTCAGACGACTCGGTGATGGATTTCGATCTTCTTTCCTCTCCTCTGACTTCTAATGACCCTGGtcttcaacctcaagaagtGAAGGAGGTCCCTTTCACACCCTCCAAAATGATGCCTCCTTCAACCCCATCTCTTTCTCGATctgtcaacaagaagcaggtGAAGAAACTTGCCAATGTGGGTGTTCATCGTATGGCCAGCTACATCACCAAGCGACCCTCTCAACTGCTATCCACCCTGTCTGATTCCGACGATGACCTCATTATTGTGCCTGACGCTGAGGCCGACAAGGTACCCGAATCGTTCAGAAAGATGCAGCAACAGGGAGTTCCTGTCAAGTACAGCTCTCAGAAACCTGCTGCTACCGCTGGGCCAGACTTTTTTAGCCTGATGAAAGCCAACATTCGCAAGCAGCATGCGCAGATGAAGGCCGACAGTGAACGTGAACGGCAGCAGCTAGGTCTCGTAGATCTCACTGAGCaagacaaggaggacgaggccgTCGAGTCGTTACTGGAACAAGCACGACGTCAGCAACAGGAGATTGCTGATCGTGAGAAGCGAGAGCGGAGACGAGCTCGTGATGAGGAGTACGATTCCGTGGCTGAATCTGACCATGAGTGGTTCGATAACGACGATGAGAGTCGTGCTGGGGTGCCTGATTCGGAGGATGAGGATAGTGACGTCAACTTGTCTGACGAAGACGgtctccaagctcaacagGCTCTAGTCGACGCAGTTAGCGGAGATAAGGACGAAAAGGCCGAAGGTGTGGCTGAGGATGAGGTTGATACTCAACTTGATTTCCCAGAAGATACGGAGGTTAAGGATACAGCTGCCCCTGACAGTGTCGACAACATCATTTCAGGTATTACTGCAACCTCCCCATCATCTCCTGTATCTGAAGTTGCCTCCCCTGTACGGGACAATACTGCTTACCTGCGTCAATTggccgaggacgaggctgCTCACCAGCGTCGAGAACGTGCTCGCACTTCGACTTCGGGACTACTGGACGGAGAAGCCGAAGAGTCCGATGACGACTGGGCTGGCCTAGGAGGCGCCAGCGACGAGGAAACCACTCGTCCCGAAGATCTGGCTGAGATTGGCCAGATGGTAGACGATACAAAGACCGGTGCCGATCGGGAAAACTACGCTGCCAACCGGCAGTACGATCTGCAGAAGGACCTTGATGATGACGCCaagcaggtggagaagctgctggacgacGTAACCAATGGTGGTTTGCGTCGTAAGCGGGCCAACAATCTGGATCTCGACTTTTCCGACTCTgaagacgaggacgagatgCGAAGAAAGCGTCGAATTCTGTCTgagcgaaagaagaagcgaatGCTCGAGGCTGGCAACCTGGAGGATCTGGCCAAGAATCCCGAAGCTGCGGCTTTCATCAGAGCCATGCAGGATACCGACAgtgaagaggaggatgaaGATGTGTTTGCTTTGCCCACAAAGCCTGCAGCTTTGAAACGGGAGGGTCCCGCACAGACTAAAAAGAAACCGTCAATTCAGGAAACTCTGTCGTTCCTGTGTGAGGAGTCTGTTGAGatgcctccttcttctcctggaGGCAATTCGGACATGGAGTCAGACGACGATCTCATTATCACTGGACAAACACACTCGACTATTGATCTCACAGCTTCTCGACAAGACACAGTTATGGATGATCATGACGATGAAGACTACCTTGAACGACTGGGACCTTCTCGAAACGTGGTTGTGCGAGAAgctgaggacgacgaggagctcaagaccaTCATTGGACCCAACGGTAACTTCCATGGTCTGAttcgaaagaagaagcagccgTCTATGACTACTTCATCTACCGAGTCTGtgtccaagaagaagaacgcCAGGTACTTGCAACAGCAGGAGTCCGAGACCCAGAAGCAACAGAGTCTCAAGAACCGGTTCCTGGCAAAGTTCAAGTCGGTGGGTAGTAAGCCCAAGTCCCAGAGTTATATGAAGGGTGGTAGTTTTTACTAGCCAGGGGGTGGCACCATAAGTTATTAATAAGCATTTAATTGTCCAGAGATGAGTATATACGCACTTGTATAGGAGTTATGTAAACGCCATTGGGTGTTTGGCTTCGCACAGTAGAGTGCCAGCGTTGGATTGTGTACAGGTTTTACATCACGCACAGTCGAGTGGATGGGAACTACTTCCAGGTGGTAAAGGGATGTGGTTTAGTATGACTGAGATATATAcgtagctacagtatcatATGTGCTCACTCTGAAATCATGTCACAGATGCACCTGGGAGGCTCTCGGGAACGTTAGAGACTCAGCTGCTTCGGATGTACCTTGCATTTCTCATGTTAGTTTCAGGTACACCAAGTTTTCAACCGACCAGTGGTAATCGCATTCTGATTACAGAAGGTGTAGAAGTatatctacttgtagtaaaGTAGAAACGACAAATACTGTATTCTGTTTTCGTCGCCGTTTAAGAGATTTTCAAGTTGCACAGTCTACCCCTATTACGCCCATCTCGTGTCAATCTCGAGCAAGGTTCTGCGATCGGCGCGGTTATTGCGTGTGTGACTGGCGTCTGGGAGTGGGTAAGTGGTGGGAGGTATTGACGTGGGGTGTTCTAATGGGGGTTTATGGCGTGCATTTAAACACTTGGAATAACTGGTTTTCCTCTTTAATTTCGTGTTTGGATCATAATACACCATTATAGTGACCTTCATCAGACCACTCAGCAGCTCTCATATTTACAACGTTATTCAGTGATCGTCAAAACAAGCTGATACCCGCAGTTAGCTGATTTTCTCCACGGTAGATATATATGCAGAGCTCAATGTGCTGGTATCTAGACGCCCACTCGTCATCATGAAACTATCTCTCCTTACCATTGCTCTGTATGCTCTTGGAGCTCGAGCAGACGTGACTGTCACTGTCACTGCTACTGTGACCGCGGACCCTGTCATCTCTTCAACTCTAGCGGTCAACATTGCCGAGTCCGACTCGCCCAAGGCCGGTCCAATTGTTGCTCCTCTCAACAACGAACAGACCTTCTACACAACCGAACTTGAGCTCGGGAGTCCAGGCCAAAAGTTTAGACTGCTTCTTGATACTGGCAGCAGTGACACCTGGGTTAtttccaaggaggacacTTATGACTGTGGCTACGGCTCCTGCGACTACACTGGCCAGTTCACCAAGAACCAAAGCTCTTCCTACCATGAAATTGACGAGGACTTTGCCTTCTACTACCTTGGAGGAAATGCAAAGGGTAAGTGGGCCAAGGACACTCTTTCCATCAGCGGCAAGGCCATCCCCAGCTTCCAGTTTGGACTGGCTGATGACGCCTTTGGAGTGGATCCTCTGACTGGAATTGTGGGAGTGGGTCCCAAAAGCCTCGAATTTACCAAAAACAAGTACCCCAACTTGCCTGAGGcgctcaaggaggctggTCTAATTAAGAAGGTTGCTTACTCGCTTTACctggacgacgacaatGGACACATCATCTTTGGAGGATATGACAAGGCAAAATATGAGGGGGATTTAGTTGAGCACAAGATGACCAATGAGAAGAGAATCCAGGTGGATTATTCAGATGTGAGAGTCTCCGGAACTCTGTGTTCTCCTGATGAAGACACAGTTCAGCCTGCTCTGCTTGATACAGGTAGCACTTTGTCTTATCTCGATGATAAGACTCTCAACCGGGTTTTTATGAAGCTTCCCGTGTTTGTTGGAGACTACCTTGAGGACCAGGGGGCTTATCAGATCTCATGTATGCCTCCTCAGTTCGATGTCTCATTCAAGTTTGGCGACCAGGACCTGCATATCAACGGTTCTGATCTCATCATTCCTGTGTCTCGAAACTGGTCCGAACTTGACAAGGGCTGTTACTTTGGCATCACTACCAgcaacaactccaaccacAGAACGATTCTTGGAGGCACTTTCCTACGGTCTGTTTATGCCGTTGTTGATCTTGAGGACAAGACTGTTTCCATGGCTCCTATTAAGAAGACTGGCGATAGTGACGTGAAGGAGCTGAGCTGATGGCAGGAGGTTCACGAAATCGATACATAATAACTCAGATAATTAATGACTAATGATACATCATCGATGATCGAATCAAACAGGTAAAATGAGTTTGATGAGCAGCGTCTCAACGTACTGTGAGACAGCTTGTGGACACTGTGTGGGAGATTATATCACTTGGGAACTTACAGTGAGACTGGTATGCAGTTGTTTCACGAGGAGATGGCACCTGACAGCGAACAGCTATAAAGACATCCGTAAAACTGGGAGAGTGGGGTGGGGTCTATTAGCAAGCACGATAACATATAGAGCAATCAAAATAGACACAGACAAACGGGCATCTAAGGCAACGTCAATGTGCTTCGGCCATGTTTAAGACAAAGGACGATTGACTCATTGATGTATGTCATCACGTTGTTTTGAGGAGAGTGAGACGTGCTACAGTTGGTAGGTACCATTGATTTGAACTCATCCATCTCAATAGTGTATGTAGTCTGAGAATAATGTCAATGACGCCTAACAAGACTGGTTCAGCAGACGGTCTCTGCTTCTATGATCAGCTTGTTTTTTCCATGCCTTTTGCAAGTTCGTTCAATTTTTGCCACATTTTCCAAACTCCTCCCCACTCATCGTCCTTCAAACTGCCACTTTTATTGGTTCGTACAAGCAGCTCCGATTATGCACTGCTCTGAACTTTGTGCAAAGAGGGGTCATCCGCCCCTCTATGGAGACACTGGTGCTGTAGacattactgtacttagTCTTGAATCATCCAGCGGTGCTGAGATGGTAAGATTTTTAGTGGCAATTGCGTTCTTGTGTCCATCTTTGCAGTACATGCCTCACTCACAGACTCGGCTCCTCGCGTTAATAGCACCAAAAAGCCTCTCATACATGCGCCCCCACGCTCAGCCACCAGTAAGGGGTGCATGAGCTGGGCCAAAAATGAATGTCTCCAGCTTGTATCTCAGAGCAATTAATGGGTGGAGATCGAGACACACATAAGTATTGAATCGAGGTTGCTATGGTGGCAAGAAGCAGTCTATTTTGGGTGCACCtggacaagtacgagtCAGTAGTTTGATATTGAAACTCAGAGCGGTGCTCctgctgtatgtacttcAAGGTATAGCAAGGGGCAATGAACATAAACCTGTTTGCCCAGTGATACATAGGTGATACACAGCTGTAATATATGGAGAAAGAGGAATATGGCTCTGCGGACGCACTGCTGAGAGGTATCTATGGTCTGACACAGCCGCACCTAAAAATAAACAGAACAAAGTATTATGGTGAATTTAGCGTTGGAGCACCGTGCACATCCACTGCTAGGCAAACTTTCTTATATCTACAATACAGACCGTCTCACAGGCATCTAGGAGCTCTCTTACCACTTGCACAGGCGGCCGAAGGGTGTTTAGAGGAGGTGGCGCACGCGACGACCAGCAGACAGTGCCAAGCGAGAGGCTATAGATAGGATACACGCAACATATCCCGACAGGACAGATCATACGTACATCAGAACAGCACACAGATCAGACGATACAAAACAAACTGGTGCAAGCgattctacaagtacagatACCGAGCAACACAAACAgtcacacaaacagacctAAGAGCgtcgacacaaacacgacaacatcaccacaccGACACGAAAAATGAAATCGATATTTCACGAAGAAACAGACAGTGAGTGGTCTGTAGATTTGAACGACCCCAAGCACAACAGACGGTTCATCCAGGTGCCCCGAAAACCCGTTGGAACGGGTCAGAGCAAGCTGAGAGACCCCGATATGGTCACTCAGGCTGACGGAAAAGTTATTGAGTGCTTTCCCTTCACCAACGACCCTCTCCCAGCCATGCCCTGCTCCCCTGAGGAGTCTCCCTACAGGGAGGACAGCGGCGCAGGAACGGGACCATCAGCGGAACCATCTACATCGCCAGACACTCGTCCGGCTCGTTCGTTTTCTGTTTCGAGAAAACCAGTGCAATACGGAGTCCAAACTCCTACTCCCGTGAGAACCAGAGGCTACACTGAGAGTGACGTTGGAGGAACTATGACCACCAGTGTCACCCAGGTGACCAACAAGACGCCTCCTCTTGGGTCTGAGGGGTTTTCGGTGGCCGGAGCTCGACCCAAATCCAAGCACAGCAGCATGCGAGAGTCGTCCAAGGCAGACCTTTCTAAGGCGCTTTCTAAAATCGGTATCAAGCCAAGTGGGTCCTCTCGTGACCTTCCCACCGATCCCGATGAGTTACAGGCTTCCCGTGAGGAGCATATTCGTGACAGTTATGCTGCTCTTGAGCGTGTTAGAGACAGCAGAGCTGTTCAGGAGTTTTACGCTGCAGgaggagagggagagaaggaaaaggagaaggaaaagggGGAAAAGTgggaaaaggaaaaagcgaaggaaaaagagaaggaaaaagaaaagacgGAGGAaagagagaagagcagaagcagaagcagaagtaGAGACGTGATTGGAGGGGGGAGCCAGAGTTCTGTATTGGAACGTCTTTCGGAAGAGAGTCTTTCTAGTGACAAACGTCTAGGTCAACTTGGTGAGCACTTGACGAAAAAAGAGGTTCTCAAGTCTCCTGGAGCTTCCACGTTGGAACATGACGGCATCTCCGACGCCACGTCTACAGAGAAACACGATTCAGATAACGATTCTGACTCCGACTGTGATACCCAA
This genomic interval from Yarrowia lipolytica chromosome 1E, complete sequence contains the following:
- a CDS encoding uncharacterized protein (Compare to YALI0E25762g, weakly similar to uniprot|P25588 Saccharomyces cerevisiae YCL061c related to Uridine Kinase URK1, similar to Saccharomyces cerevisiae MRC1 (YCL061C); ancestral locus Anc_1.5), with amino-acid sequence MHIHGVKRDAFFHSSQSTVHTHKHAQELRSTNSSKMGAPLKTYGRVREASPGTSTESAPLSNSPLLSPNSRVKKLLADLGESSDEEEDVEQLRSKFLSKKEQKDQAAAESSPLMNRTRALNGKLPSKSIFDTAQDEQDTQEMDTQDDADGLVLSKPIEKVTEKVAFSDVDSMADTQPDFEETQPDEDNDIAADMATGGESKTDFPSPMASPSLSLASPSPIPPPVATTAATNTTSATTRDAAPSARPRRNRVIADSDSEDDLRSSNLPSSTLDSNPHEGMGLKKTLSDLSDLSGSENESESEHGSEDESQQRVNALKERLASTVDELDPFEDADVSVISSQKPTRKASKKALEEIERENQRINRQRNLAPEVYTTGLVTKQNLLARFGMALKEEETNRESVIAAPTTPGKTATTSVPHSDDSVMDFDLLSSPLTSNDPGLQPQEVKEVPFTPSKMMPPSTPSLSRSVNKKQVKKLANVGVHRMASYITKRPSQLLSTLSDSDDDLIIVPDAEADKVPESFRKMQQQGVPVKYSSQKPAATAGPDFFSLMKANIRKQHAQMKADSERERQQLGLVDLTEQDKEDEAVESLLEQARRQQQEIADREKRERRRARDEEYDSVAESDHEWFDNDDESRAGVPDSEDEDSDVNLSDEDGLQAQQALVDAVSGDKDEKAEGVAEDEVDTQLDFPEDTEVKDTAAPDSVDNIISGITATSPSSPVSEVASPVRDNTAYLRQLAEDEAAHQRRERARTSTSGLLDGEAEESDDDWAGLGGASDEETTRPEDLAEIGQMVDDTKTGADRENYAANRQYDLQKDLDDDAKQVEKLLDDVTNGGLRRKRANNLDLDFSDSEDEDEMRRKRRILSERKKKRMLEAGNLEDLAKNPEAAAFIRAMQDTDSEEEDEDVFALPTKPAALKREGPAQTKKKPSIQETLSFLCEESVEMPPSSPGGNSDMESDDDLIITGQTHSTIDLTASRQDTVMDDHDDEDYLERLGPSRNVVVREAEDDEELKTIIGPNGNFHGLIRKKKQPSMTTSSTESVSKKKNARYLQQQESETQKQQSLKNRFLAKFKSVGSKPKSQSYMKGGSFY
- a CDS encoding uncharacterized protein (Compare to YALI0E25784g, weakly similar to uniprot|Q9Y776 Candida tropicalis Secreted aspartic protease 4); protein product: MKLSLLTIALYALGARADVTVTVTATVTADPVISSTLAVNIAESDSPKAGPIVAPLNNEQTFYTTELELGSPGQKFRLLLDTGSSDTWVISKEDTYDCGYGSCDYTGQFTKNQSSSYHEIDEDFAFYYLGGNAKGKWAKDTLSISGKAIPSFQFGLADDAFGVDPLTGIVGVGPKSLEFTKNKYPNLPEALKEAGLIKKVAYSLYLDDDNGHIIFGGYDKAKYEGDLVEHKMTNEKRIQVDYSDVRVSGTLCSPDEDTVQPALLDTGSTLSYLDDKTLNRVFMKLPVFVGDYLEDQGAYQISCMPPQFDVSFKFGDQDLHINGSDLIIPVSRNWSELDKGCYFGITTSNNSNHRTILGGTFLRSVYAVVDLEDKTVSMAPIKKTGDSDVKELS